Part of the Virgibacillus natechei genome is shown below.
TGGTGGATCAGGATGCATGCCGCGGCTGGCGCTTTTGTACGAGTGGCTGTCCGTATCATAAAGTTTATTACAATTGGAATACGCATAAAGCAGAAAAATGTAACTTCTGTTATCCACGTACAGAAGCCGGATTGCCAACGATTTGTTCCGAGACTTGTGTTGGGCGTATTCGTTACATCGGTGTTGTTCTTTATGATGCAGATAAAGTGAAAGATGCTGCTTCCGTGGAGGATCCGCAAGATCTTTATGAAGCACAGCTTGGCTGCTTCCTTGATCCTTTTGATCCAGAGATTCAGAAAAAAGCGCGTGAAGCTGGTATTAACGATGCTTGGATTGAATCTGCACAGGAATCACCGGTTTATAAAATGGCTATTAAATGGAAAATTGCTCTACCATTACATCCGGAGTATCGTACCATGCCAATGGTTTGGTATGTACCGCCACTTAGCCCGATTATGAACCACATTACCAATGAGGAAGAGTTGAGCACGGACGGCTATATCCCTGCCGTAGATCAAATGCGAATCCCAATGGAGTATTTGGCATCACTGCTCTCAGCTGGTGATACTGAAGTGATTCGTAATGTACTGCTAAAATTGACAGCGATGCGCGTTTACATGCGAGGTAAAACGGTTGGAGGCATTGATGAATTCAGACAAAGCGAACTGGTGAGAGAAGCAAATACGAGTCCGCAAGAGATTGAAGACATGGCACGACTACTCGGTGTTGCAAAATACAACGAGCGTTTCGTAATTCCTACAGGACGCAGAGAGATGGATGATGATTTGGATTATCAGCAAGGAGCCTGCAGTCTAGAAAATATAGCACCACGTGAAGGCGCTGCAGCGACTTTTGCATACGAAAGAGGTATGAGATGATAAAGCAGCAAGAAGAACGTGCCATTCTTGTCATCGCTTCTCGTTTATTGGGTTATCCGACGGCGGAACTTGTCAAAGATCACCAGGATATTAACGAATGTGTGGAGGAGAATATTGAAACAAGTGAATTAGAAATTGAGCTGGTAGCTTCTTATGATCCATTATTTCGATTACCTTCTCAGGAAATACAAGAATTGTATGTGGCAACATTTGATCTGAAATCGAAATTAGGGCTTTATCTAACAGCACATGAGCTTGGTGATAGTACGAAACGTGGAGCAGCTTTAATTAAATTGCAAAAGATTATTAATCAAGCTGGTTTTGAAAGAGAAGGAGACGAACTAGCCGATTATATGCCAATGCTTTTTGAATTTCTAGCAGTTGCACCAGAAGCACCTAATCATGATCGACTTTACAGACGTCTTGCAGTAGCCATCCAGCGAATGTTAAATAATATTGATGAAGGAAACCCATATGCAGGCATTCTTCAGGTGTTAATGCGATATGTGTTTCCTGAACCGACAAAAGAAGAGGTTGCAAGACTGGAGTTCGACAGAGAAGAAGCAGATCTAGAAGAATTGCCTTATCCTATCATGTATCAGTGATAGGTTAAGGCAACAATTAAACACCAAGGGGTGATAGAAATGACCGGCATTTTTTGGTGGGTCATCTTCCCGTATATAACCATGATAATTATGATTGTGGGACTCCTGTATCGTTATGCTTTCCGTCAGTTAAGTTGGGCAGCACCATCAACAGAGTTTTTTGAAAAAAAGTGGCTACGCATTGGGGCGCCTTTATTTCATTGGGGGATCGTGTTGGCATTTATTGGGCATGTGATGGGGATGGTAGTACCCAAAGGATTCTATGAGTTTATTGGGATAACGGATCATATGTACCACATGGGAGCAATCTATGGTGGGGGATTTGTTGGTTTAATGGTCGTCGCAGGTCTCGTGATTTTACTGATTCGAAAAATGACCGTTGACCCTGTTCGCGTGCATGCAACTTTTGCAGACTTTTTCACAGTTATTGCGTTGCTTATTGTAGCAGGAAGCGGAACATTTATGACGATTATTTACAATACAACAGTAACTGCCTATGAATACCGAGAAACGATAGGGCCATGGTTTCGAAGTTTATTTATTTTCCAGCCACAGTATCAATTAATGGAAAACGTACCCATTATCTTTAAATTGCATGTTCTTTCAGCTTTTGGTTTATTTGCTTCGATTCCATTTACGCACCTCGTCCATATTTTCAGTCTCTCTGTAAAATATCCAGGACGGGCACCGCAGCAGTATCGATCAAGATCTGAGTATAAAAGAAAAGGATAAACATCCGGTGATTTCCTACGTAGATTGGAAACGATAAACTTTCTTAACTGCTAACAAAGCAAAGAACGCTTTCTAAGAATCCCTTTAACGAATGCCAAGTTTTCAAAGAATAATGATGCAACAGGTTGACCTCATGAAATGGATGAAGCGAACAGTGGTTACTAGCTGTTCGCTAATTTCATTCATAGAGCTAAAGCTCTAATACAAAGAGCAGTCCAAATGCCCAGTGATGCCAGCCCGCCCATTTCATTGCACGCATTTCATTTTCCCGCGTCGCGGTGTTGCGAAAAGACCAGCGAAGCCGATATGCTAGTGGTAAAGCCAAAAATGTGATCATTGCAGTCCAGCTAACAATTTGGAAAAAGATAAGCATCATCACGCATAGATAAATAGTAATGAGAAGACCTGTTAACAGACGAATCGCACTTTGGCGTCCGATTCTCATCGCCAATGTGTTACGGTATCCCTGATCTTTTTTGAAGTCACGTATATTAATTGTCAGAATCATTGTGGCAATCAGTAGCGCGAAAAGGAAAGCGATTATTAGGACTAGACCATTTATAGCGTGTCCTTGGACACTATACCCGAGCCCAGTCGTCACAAACCCCAAAAATACAGCTGCCACAATTTCGCCTAAACCTAAGGAGGCTAAAGAGTGCTGTCCGGCTGAATAGGCAAACCCGACTAGTATCCCGATCGTGCCAATAAAGGCAATCCACCAAGTAGTCTGAATGGAAATCCATGTACCTAAGAGAACTGCCATACCTATTATGGACCAGGCAACGTAGGGTATTTTGTGATGGGACGGGCCCTTTACGTTTTCAGTATCCGCCCATTTTTCCTGATCCTGCCCATTGCTAAAATCATAGTAATCATTGAGCATATTTTGCAGATGCTTGTATGAAGAGAGCGGCTAGCAGGAGTACAATAAGAATGTCATACCGAATAGGCCCTTCTAAAGCTGCCAAAGCAGTTCCTGCCAGTACTGGACTAATGGTAGCACTGAATGGAATATGACAGATAAGAAGGATTTCCCGCATGGTATCCAACCTTTCCCTCTCTTTGTCTTTTTTTAAGCTCTTTCGTAAGCATTGGGACTGGCTTACTCGTCCCACCGAAACCCTTTGTTGCTTCCAATTCTTCGCAGTTGATATCTGCGGGGTCTCACTCTGGCCACTGTTCCCGCAGGAGTCTCCGTGTATTTCCTTCGCTGGTAAGATGCTTTTCAACTTCATCAAAATTGCTTAATTATATAACAAATATAGTCATGCACTCTTATGAAGGTTGATTGGGGCGGAGTACAGTCGACTCCTGCGGGAATAGCACGAGTCTGAAGACCCCACAGCAGCGGTTTCCTGCGAGGAGGCTGAGGCCGTGCCCGCGGAAAGCGACTGTACGTAGCGAAAATCAACCTGGTAGTTACTTCTTCTTTTATAGATTTTGTGTTTAGAAAACTTAGTGCCTTAAGTTGTACTTATGCAGTAGGAAAGTTTTATACTTTTCCTATCTGCCAATAACAACAATTCTTTTCGGTGGGAAGCGTAACTGCGGTCCTAATCTATTAGAAAGCAGCCGTCTTTTATATACTCCTGGAAAAATGATACATATAAAATGAAACTTCATTCAGTGCGGTGTCGTATTTATAACGAAGAGTATGATGATAGTTATTTCAATCCATAGAATGATAAAGTTCTATAAGGAAGCTGTCCTCAATCGTGCCATTTTTTATCTTGTAAACCTTATGGTCGATCATAGCTTCCGTCTCATACGGCACCATAAAACTCTGCTTTTCATTTTCATTGAAGTAAATGATACTTGCTTTTGTAGGCATGTAGGAAGTTTGATCTCCGGAAAGCCTTTGGTAGTCGACTTGGTTCAGATAGTTCATTAGAATATTTATTTTTTCTTCCTCTCTCGTGCTTTTATATTGACCTTTACTTTCAGAACTTCCTACCGTTATTTTGGTAACCTCTTCTGGATTAACATGTAATGCATCATTCAGCTCTTTTACATAATTCGAGTATGCAATTGCGATAAGTGAAAGCGAAGGCAATGCTAGTATAATAAAAAGGAAAGCAATTG
Proteins encoded:
- a CDS encoding prenyltransferase, yielding MLNDYYDFSNGQDQEKWADTENVKGPSHHKIPYVAWSIIGMAVLLGTWISIQTTWWIAFIGTIGILVGFAYSAGQHSLASLGLGEIVAAVFLGFVTTGLGYSVQGHAINGLVLIIAFLFALLIATMILTINIRDFKKDQGYRNTLAMRIGRQSAIRLLTGLLITIYLCVMMLIFFQIVSWTAMITFLALPLAYRLRWSFRNTATRENEMRAMKWAGWHHWAFGLLFVLEL
- the narI gene encoding respiratory nitrate reductase subunit gamma; translation: MTGIFWWVIFPYITMIIMIVGLLYRYAFRQLSWAAPSTEFFEKKWLRIGAPLFHWGIVLAFIGHVMGMVVPKGFYEFIGITDHMYHMGAIYGGGFVGLMVVAGLVILLIRKMTVDPVRVHATFADFFTVIALLIVAGSGTFMTIIYNTTVTAYEYRETIGPWFRSLFIFQPQYQLMENVPIIFKLHVLSAFGLFASIPFTHLVHIFSLSVKYPGRAPQQYRSRSEYKRKG
- the narJ gene encoding nitrate reductase molybdenum cofactor assembly chaperone → MIKQQEERAILVIASRLLGYPTAELVKDHQDINECVEENIETSELEIELVASYDPLFRLPSQEIQELYVATFDLKSKLGLYLTAHELGDSTKRGAALIKLQKIINQAGFEREGDELADYMPMLFEFLAVAPEAPNHDRLYRRLAVAIQRMLNNIDEGNPYAGILQVLMRYVFPEPTKEEVARLEFDREEADLEELPYPIMYQ
- the narH gene encoding nitrate reductase subunit beta, translating into MRIKAQVAMVMHLDKCIGCHTCSVTCKNTWTNRPGTEYMWFNNVETRPGPGYPKQWEDTNRFKGGWELKNGKLKLKAGGPITKLANIFYNPDMASMDDYYEPWTYDYDNLIHSPKSENIPVARPKSMITGKYIDKPEWGSNWDDDLAGGSEIVPLDPNVQELQEHISMEYEKTFMMYLPRICEHCLNPSCVASCPSGALYKRDEDGIVLVDQDACRGWRFCTSGCPYHKVYYNWNTHKAEKCNFCYPRTEAGLPTICSETCVGRIRYIGVVLYDADKVKDAASVEDPQDLYEAQLGCFLDPFDPEIQKKAREAGINDAWIESAQESPVYKMAIKWKIALPLHPEYRTMPMVWYVPPLSPIMNHITNEEELSTDGYIPAVDQMRIPMEYLASLLSAGDTEVIRNVLLKLTAMRVYMRGKTVGGIDEFRQSELVREANTSPQEIEDMARLLGVAKYNERFVIPTGRREMDDDLDYQQGACSLENIAPREGAAATFAYERGMR